A window of Streptomyces gilvosporeus contains these coding sequences:
- a CDS encoding immune inhibitor A domain-containing protein has product MRGQRQRRGERRGERRGRAGVLRPAALATAIAAIGAAALSPGVAAADTQAPRPAASSHDPAPERAVNHNLKGPFTDKQAAHRREALQRVLAGRARPTERGGSQVVQLARGQYVETARKKTDKIFTILVDFGDKVDDTTMYDPDGDGPKPPVKKYGGDPGPAHNRIAEPDRTKNNSTAWQKDFDRQHYQDLYFSHAKKKQSLAKYYEKQSSGRYSVDGEVSDWVRVDWNEARYGSNYCGQTNCANAWDLIRDAVNQWAKDQKAKGRTDAQIKADLAQYDQWDRNDYNHNGNFNEPDGYIDHFQIVHAGEDESAGGGVQKTNALWAHRWYAYGTDVGKTGPAGNKAGGTQIGDTGIWVGDYTMQPENGGLGVFAHEYGHDLGLPDEYDTTGTGESSVDFWSLMSGGSWLGTGKNTIGDMPGDMSAWDKLQLGWLDYDKAKAATRSTHVLGVAERQTRHKQALVVDLPAKTVTTEIVPPADGAKQWWSGMGNDLKNTLTRSVDLTGRRTASLNLKGWWDIEKDYDFLYAEVSTDGGANWTSLDGTANGKAIPRDGNDKPALTGTVAAYQDLVYPLDAYAGKKIDLRFRYQTDGGSALKGFAADAIAVSADGKQLFHDDAEGGDNGWTSKGFSRIGASFTKDYPQYYIAENRQYVSYDKNLKVGPYNFGWTTAKPGWVEHFPYQNGVLIWLWDTSQPDNNVGKHPGHGQILPVDAHPKAERWADGTLMRNRFQSYDSTFTRYRTDALTLHRDGAETTIKSQRGVRVFDDHNGVYYDSANPTGGVIVPDTHTRIKIAKEGEDGSWVVLRVGPSGK; this is encoded by the coding sequence ATGAGAGGCCAGCGTCAAAGAAGAGGCGAAAGACGAGGCGAAAGACGAGGCAGAGCAGGGGTGTTGAGACCGGCCGCCCTGGCCACGGCGATCGCCGCGATCGGGGCGGCCGCTCTGTCGCCGGGGGTGGCCGCCGCCGACACCCAGGCGCCCCGGCCCGCGGCCAGCAGCCATGACCCGGCCCCCGAGCGGGCCGTGAACCACAACCTCAAGGGCCCGTTCACCGACAAGCAGGCGGCCCACCGCCGGGAGGCGCTCCAACGGGTCCTCGCGGGCCGGGCGCGGCCGACCGAGCGCGGCGGCTCGCAGGTCGTCCAGCTCGCCCGGGGCCAGTACGTCGAAACGGCCCGGAAGAAGACCGACAAGATCTTCACCATCCTCGTCGACTTCGGGGACAAGGTCGACGACACCACGATGTACGACCCGGACGGCGACGGCCCCAAGCCCCCGGTCAAGAAGTACGGCGGCGACCCCGGCCCGGCGCACAACCGGATAGCCGAGCCGGACCGTACGAAGAACAACAGCACGGCCTGGCAGAAGGACTTCGACCGGCAGCACTACCAGGACCTCTACTTCTCGCACGCCAAGAAGAAGCAGTCGCTGGCCAAGTACTACGAGAAGCAGTCCTCGGGCCGCTACTCCGTCGACGGCGAGGTCTCCGACTGGGTCCGCGTCGACTGGAACGAGGCCCGCTACGGCTCCAACTACTGCGGCCAGACCAACTGTGCCAACGCCTGGGACCTGATCCGCGACGCCGTCAACCAGTGGGCCAAGGACCAGAAGGCCAAGGGCCGCACCGACGCCCAGATCAAGGCCGATCTCGCGCAGTACGACCAGTGGGACCGCAACGACTACAACCACAACGGCAACTTCAACGAGCCCGACGGCTATATCGACCACTTCCAGATAGTGCACGCCGGCGAGGACGAGTCCGCGGGCGGCGGCGTCCAGAAGACCAACGCCCTGTGGGCGCACCGCTGGTACGCCTACGGCACCGACGTTGGCAAGACCGGCCCGGCGGGCAACAAGGCGGGCGGCACCCAGATCGGGGACACCGGCATCTGGGTCGGCGACTACACCATGCAGCCGGAGAACGGCGGCCTCGGCGTCTTCGCCCATGAGTACGGCCACGACCTGGGCCTGCCGGACGAGTACGACACCACCGGCACCGGGGAGTCCTCGGTGGACTTCTGGTCGCTGATGTCGGGCGGCTCCTGGCTGGGCACCGGCAAGAACACCATCGGCGATATGCCCGGCGACATGAGCGCCTGGGACAAGCTCCAGCTGGGCTGGCTCGACTACGACAAGGCCAAGGCCGCCACCAGGTCGACGCATGTCCTGGGCGTCGCCGAGCGCCAGACCCGGCACAAGCAGGCGCTCGTCGTCGATCTGCCCGCCAAGACGGTGACGACCGAGATCGTCCCGCCCGCCGACGGCGCGAAGCAGTGGTGGAGCGGGATGGGCAACGACCTGAAGAACACCCTCACCCGCTCCGTCGACCTCACCGGCAGGAGAACGGCGTCCCTGAACCTCAAGGGATGGTGGGACATCGAAAAGGACTACGACTTCCTCTACGCCGAGGTCTCCACCGACGGCGGCGCCAACTGGACGTCCCTGGACGGCACCGCGAACGGCAAGGCCATCCCGCGCGACGGCAACGACAAGCCCGCCCTGACCGGCACCGTCGCCGCCTACCAGGACCTCGTCTACCCGCTGGACGCCTACGCGGGCAAGAAGATCGACCTGCGCTTCCGCTACCAGACCGACGGCGGTTCCGCCCTCAAGGGCTTCGCCGCCGATGCGATCGCGGTGAGCGCCGACGGCAAGCAACTGTTCCACGACGACGCCGAGGGCGGCGACAACGGCTGGACCAGCAAGGGCTTCTCGCGTATCGGCGCGTCCTTCACCAAGGACTATCCGCAGTACTACATCGCCGAGAACCGCCAGTACGTGTCGTACGACAAGAACCTCAAGGTCGGCCCGTACAACTTCGGCTGGACCACCGCCAAGCCGGGCTGGGTGGAGCACTTCCCGTACCAGAACGGCGTGCTGATCTGGCTCTGGGACACCTCGCAGCCGGACAACAACGTCGGCAAGCACCCCGGCCACGGCCAGATCCTCCCCGTCGACGCGCACCCCAAGGCGGAGCGGTGGGCCGACGGCACGCTGATGCGCAACCGCTTCCAGTCCTACGACTCGACCTTCACCCGCTACCGGACCGACGCCCTGACCCTCCACAGGGACGGCGCGGAGACGACGATCAAGTCCCAGCGCGGGGTGCGGGTCTTCGACGATCACAACGGCGTCTACTACGACAGCGCCAACCCGACCGGCGGGGTGATCGTTCCTGACACCCACACCCGGATCAAGATCGCCAAGGAGGGCGAGGACGGCTCCTGGGTGGTGCTGCGCGTGGGCCCCTCGGGTAAGTAA
- a CDS encoding RDD family protein: MSSDQPPGPGPDEPPENDPFRKQPPEPQEPPAGGGASGGGPQGGAGQTPYSQTPYADNPYGGEYGAADPLAGMPPLANRGRRLVARIIDAIIIGVPVGVIMNVIVGWADYTSTSRIETSKQATVSGVTMLVYLIYEGLMLTSRGQTVGKMAMKIRVAMLANGAVPAGQAGWIRAAVYTLPEVVPCCGFIFWLVNVLWCTWDKPYQQCLHDKAAKTVVVSTA; the protein is encoded by the coding sequence ATGAGCAGCGATCAGCCTCCGGGCCCCGGCCCCGATGAACCGCCGGAGAACGATCCGTTCCGGAAGCAGCCCCCGGAGCCGCAGGAACCGCCGGCCGGCGGGGGCGCCTCCGGCGGCGGTCCCCAGGGCGGAGCGGGCCAGACCCCGTATTCCCAGACGCCCTACGCCGACAACCCCTACGGGGGCGAGTACGGCGCGGCCGATCCGCTGGCGGGGATGCCGCCGCTGGCCAACCGGGGCCGCCGGCTGGTCGCGCGGATCATCGACGCGATCATCATCGGCGTACCGGTCGGGGTGATCATGAACGTGATCGTCGGCTGGGCGGACTACACCAGCACCAGCCGCATCGAGACCAGCAAACAGGCCACCGTCTCGGGCGTGACGATGCTGGTGTATCTGATCTACGAGGGGCTGATGCTCACCAGCCGCGGTCAGACGGTCGGCAAGATGGCGATGAAGATCCGGGTCGCGATGCTCGCCAACGGTGCGGTGCCGGCCGGGCAGGCGGGCTGGATCCGGGCCGCGGTCTATACGCTGCCGGAGGTCGTGCCGTGCTGCGGCTTCATCTTCTGGCTGGTCAACGTCCTGTGGTGCACCTGGGACAAGCCGTATCAGCAGTGTCTGCACGACAAGGCCGCCAAGACCGTGGTGGTCTCGACGGCCTGA
- a CDS encoding RDD family protein, which produces MSAPTSGSAGGSPTPGFYPDPSIPGYIRYWNGAAWVPGTSRPAPAEGEAMPAPPPGAVPAPAPTPAVEETGPVFLDEDPGGASAPAVRQGGEVAGGQAAASWDDPARLHGTSPEPASAWQADASRQNGFGGGVSWGSPDSGAPSGAAAWGAAPGEQQPEGAADVPGTASSATPAPRNPEAPADGTVAIRAVKPGRGSADQGTTAIRAVKPGRAAPADQGTTAFRAVRPDQGGAGEAGAPAKGNETMAFRLPPRGAGGPSAAPSNAAPQDLPSVGGRTPGVPQQGAPQQGAPAAQPPGPQGVPGQGLPPQAGPQGGPQPAAPQPGFPPQGGNAPGADGVIPWKPPAADVFFAAAQAAEGRPAELGRRLGARLIDSAVVGALTAAVAVPLWGSVTDHIDAKVEAARQSGREVTVYLLDGTTIPIFAVILAVLLVGGGLYEVLPTLKWGRTLGKKVCGVRVLDIESHDTPGVAAIIKRWLCYSVLGLVAVGVVNAVWCVFDKPWRQCWHDKLARTFVAADATESAD; this is translated from the coding sequence ATGAGCGCCCCTACCTCAGGATCCGCCGGCGGCAGCCCCACGCCAGGCTTCTACCCGGACCCGTCCATCCCCGGCTACATCCGGTACTGGAACGGTGCCGCATGGGTGCCGGGCACCAGCCGGCCCGCCCCCGCCGAGGGCGAGGCGATGCCCGCGCCGCCGCCCGGCGCGGTTCCGGCGCCGGCGCCGACCCCCGCCGTGGAGGAGACCGGCCCGGTCTTCCTCGACGAGGACCCCGGCGGCGCCTCCGCACCGGCCGTACGCCAGGGCGGCGAGGTCGCGGGCGGGCAGGCCGCCGCGAGCTGGGACGACCCGGCGCGGCTGCACGGCACCAGCCCCGAACCGGCCTCCGCCTGGCAGGCCGACGCCTCTCGCCAGAACGGCTTCGGCGGCGGGGTCTCCTGGGGCTCGCCCGACTCCGGCGCGCCGTCCGGCGCGGCCGCCTGGGGCGCGGCCCCCGGCGAGCAGCAGCCCGAGGGCGCCGCGGACGTGCCCGGTACGGCCTCCTCCGCCACCCCCGCGCCCCGAAACCCCGAGGCCCCCGCCGACGGGACGGTCGCCATCCGCGCCGTCAAGCCGGGCCGCGGGTCCGCCGATCAGGGCACCACCGCGATCCGTGCGGTCAAGCCCGGCCGCGCGGCCCCCGCCGACCAGGGCACCACCGCCTTCCGCGCGGTGCGGCCGGACCAGGGCGGCGCCGGTGAGGCGGGCGCCCCGGCCAAGGGCAACGAGACCATGGCGTTCCGGCTGCCGCCGCGCGGCGCCGGCGGCCCGTCCGCCGCGCCCTCGAACGCCGCCCCGCAGGACCTGCCGTCCGTCGGCGGCCGGACGCCGGGCGTGCCGCAGCAGGGGGCCCCGCAGCAGGGTGCCCCGGCCGCGCAGCCGCCCGGTCCGCAGGGCGTCCCCGGCCAGGGCCTGCCCCCGCAGGCCGGTCCCCAGGGCGGTCCGCAGCCCGCCGCCCCGCAGCCCGGCTTCCCGCCGCAGGGCGGCAACGCGCCCGGTGCCGACGGCGTCATCCCCTGGAAGCCCCCGGCCGCCGATGTCTTCTTCGCGGCCGCGCAGGCGGCGGAGGGCCGCCCGGCCGAGCTCGGCCGCCGTCTCGGGGCCCGGCTGATCGACTCCGCCGTGGTGGGCGCGCTCACCGCCGCGGTCGCCGTCCCCCTGTGGGGCTCCGTCACCGACCACATCGACGCCAAGGTGGAGGCCGCCAGGCAGTCCGGCCGTGAGGTGACGGTGTATCTGCTCGACGGCACCACCATCCCGATCTTCGCCGTCATCCTCGCCGTCCTGCTCGTGGGCGGCGGTCTGTACGAGGTCCTGCCGACCCTCAAGTGGGGCCGCACCCTGGGCAAGAAGGTCTGCGGGGTGCGGGTGCTGGACATCGAGTCCCATGACACCCCCGGCGTCGCCGCGATCATCAAGCGCTGGCTGTGCTACAGCGTGCTGGGGCTGGTGGCCGTCGGCGTCGTCAACGCCGTGTGGTGTGTGTTCGACAAGCCCTGGCGGCAGTGCTGGCACGACAAGCTGGCGCGGACGTTCGTGGCCGCCGACGCGACGGAGTCGGCGGACTGA
- a CDS encoding SsgA family sporulation/cell division regulator gives MHDERHTVVERELELGLVLSPERSIPVPARLTYRTDDPYAVHVTFHIGSDSPVHWTFARELLVEGVFRPCGEGDVRVWPTKADGRSLVCMALTSPDGDALVEASAAAVSAWLERTLRVVPPGTEKDRLRLDKGLSDLLAMAHGEGTGPDGTWGAQEFPEAGA, from the coding sequence ATGCATGACGAGCGGCACACCGTGGTGGAACGAGAACTCGAACTGGGCCTGGTCCTGTCGCCGGAGCGCAGCATTCCGGTGCCGGCCCGGCTGACGTACCGGACCGACGACCCCTATGCCGTCCATGTCACCTTCCACATCGGTTCGGACTCCCCCGTCCACTGGACGTTCGCCCGCGAACTGCTCGTCGAGGGCGTGTTCCGGCCGTGCGGCGAGGGGGACGTACGGGTGTGGCCGACGAAGGCGGACGGTCGCAGCCTGGTGTGTATGGCGCTGACCTCGCCGGACGGCGACGCGCTGGTGGAGGCGTCGGCCGCGGCGGTCTCGGCGTGGTTGGAGCGCACGCTGCGGGTGGTGCCGCCCGGTACGGAGAAGGACCGGCTCAGGCTCGACAAAGGACTGAGCGATCTGCTGGCGATGGCGCACGGCGAGGGGACGGGCCCGGACGGGACGTGGGGTGCGCAGGAGTTTCCCGAGGCGGGGGCGTAG
- a CDS encoding dihydrolipoyl dehydrogenase family protein has product MAATEATHDVLVLGAGPTGENVADRAHAAGLSVAIMESELVGGECSYWACMPSKALLRPVTARSEARRVPGLADAAAGPLDAPAVLGHRDAFASYWKDDGQVRWLETAGIELVRGHARLAGPRQVAVGDRVLRARHAVAVCTGSRPVLPGIPGLADARPWTSRDATSAKTVPGRLVVVGGGVVGVEMATAWRALGASVTLLVRGDGLLPRMEPFAGHLVAESLAEAGVFLRTGVEVTEVRREAPDGPVTVVLESTASGAPEGATGSGDEIVADELLIATGRAPRTDDLGLETVGLAPGSWLRVDDSCLVTDVPGGWLYGVGDVNHRALLTHQGKYQARIAGAAIAARARNVPILDHGPWGAHAATADTAAVPQVVFSDPEAASVGLTAAAAERAGHRVRVIDQDIGAVAGAALYTDGYRGRARMVVDLDREVLLGVTFVGPGVGELLHSATVAVVGEIPIERLWHAVPAYPTISEVWLRLLESYRG; this is encoded by the coding sequence ATGGCAGCCACCGAAGCCACCCACGACGTCCTGGTGCTGGGCGCCGGTCCCACCGGCGAGAACGTCGCCGACCGGGCCCATGCCGCCGGACTGAGCGTAGCGATCATGGAGAGCGAACTGGTCGGCGGCGAATGCTCCTACTGGGCCTGCATGCCCAGCAAGGCCCTGCTGCGCCCGGTCACCGCCCGCTCCGAGGCCCGCCGGGTGCCGGGCCTGGCCGATGCGGCGGCCGGCCCGCTCGACGCCCCCGCCGTCCTCGGCCACCGCGACGCCTTCGCCTCGTACTGGAAGGACGACGGCCAGGTGCGCTGGCTGGAGACGGCCGGTATCGAACTCGTCCGCGGACACGCCCGGCTGGCCGGCCCGCGCCAGGTCGCCGTCGGCGACCGGGTGCTCCGGGCACGGCATGCGGTCGCGGTGTGCACCGGCAGCCGCCCGGTCCTCCCCGGCATCCCCGGGCTGGCCGACGCCAGGCCCTGGACCAGCCGGGACGCGACCAGCGCGAAGACCGTGCCGGGCCGGCTGGTGGTCGTCGGCGGCGGTGTCGTCGGCGTGGAAATGGCCACCGCCTGGCGCGCCCTGGGCGCCTCGGTGACCCTCCTCGTACGCGGCGACGGACTACTGCCCCGGATGGAGCCGTTCGCCGGACATCTGGTCGCCGAATCGCTCGCCGAGGCAGGCGTGTTCCTGCGCACCGGGGTCGAGGTGACCGAGGTCCGCCGCGAGGCGCCCGACGGCCCGGTGACCGTCGTCCTGGAATCCACCGCATCCGGCGCACCCGAGGGCGCCACCGGCTCGGGCGACGAGATCGTCGCCGACGAACTGCTGATCGCCACCGGCCGCGCCCCGCGCACCGACGACCTCGGCCTGGAGACCGTCGGCCTCGCACCGGGCTCCTGGCTCCGGGTCGACGACAGCTGTCTGGTGACGGACGTCCCCGGCGGCTGGCTCTACGGCGTCGGTGACGTCAACCACCGCGCCCTCCTCACCCACCAGGGCAAATACCAGGCCCGTATCGCGGGCGCCGCCATCGCCGCCCGCGCCCGGAACGTCCCGATCCTGGACCACGGCCCCTGGGGCGCCCACGCCGCCACCGCCGACACCGCCGCCGTCCCCCAGGTCGTCTTCAGCGACCCCGAAGCCGCCTCGGTCGGCCTGACCGCCGCCGCTGCCGAACGCGCCGGCCACCGCGTCCGCGTCATCGACCAGGACATCGGCGCGGTCGCCGGCGCCGCCCTGTACACCGACGGCTACCGCGGCCGCGCCCGCATGGTCGTCGACCTGGACCGCGAGGTGCTGCTCGGCGTCACCTTCGTCGGCCCCGGCGTCGGCGAACTCCTGCACTCCGCGACGGTCGCGGTCGTGGGCGAGATCCCGATCGAGCGGCTCTGGCACGCGGTCCCGGCCTATCCGACGATCAGCGAGGTATGGCTGCGGCTGCTGGAGAGCTACCGCGGCTGA
- a CDS encoding ribosomal protein L7/L12, with product METLIPGIVLVVLSIGTLVSNTDRRAKVAERKLRTLERKVDLLLEHLGIEDPSADLAFKEIDELLAQDKKIHAIKAYRELTGAGLVEAKEAIDRRMR from the coding sequence ATGGAAACTCTGATTCCCGGGATAGTCCTCGTCGTGCTGTCCATTGGCACCCTGGTCTCGAACACCGACCGCCGCGCCAAGGTCGCCGAACGCAAGCTGCGGACGCTGGAGCGCAAGGTGGACCTGCTGCTGGAGCACCTCGGCATCGAAGACCCGTCCGCCGACCTCGCCTTCAAGGAGATCGACGAGCTGCTGGCCCAGGACAAGAAGATCCACGCGATCAAGGCGTACCGCGAGCTGACCGGCGCCGGGCTGGTCGAGGCCAAGGAAGCGATCGACCGCCGGATGCGCTGA
- a CDS encoding FAD-binding oxidoreductase encodes MDLLAQLRAGLPEEAVLTDPEVTGSYARDMANFCAAGAPAAVVLPRTVEQVQHVMRTASALRVPVVPQGARTGVSGAANAADGCIVLSLVKMDRILEINPVDRLAVVEPGVINAVLSRAVAAHGLSYPPDPSSWEMCTIGGNIGTAAGGLCCVKYGVTAEYVLGLDVVLADGRLLTTGRRTAKGVAGYDLTRLFVGSEGSLGIVVRATLALKPSPPQQLALVAEFDSVAAAGRAVSEIMARGHVPSLLELMDRTSIRAVNDMAQMGLPETTEVLLLAAFDTPDPSADLAAVGALCEEAGATQVVPAENAAESDLLLQARRMTFTALERIKPAMLIDDVCVPRSRLADMLEGTTAIAEKYGLTIGVCAHAGDGNTHPLVCFDPADADEERRARESFDEIMALGLSLGGTITGEHGVGVLKKDWLARELGPVGLELQRGIKDVFDPLGILNPGKLF; translated from the coding sequence ATGGATCTCCTCGCACAGCTGCGCGCCGGGCTCCCCGAAGAAGCCGTCCTGACCGATCCCGAGGTCACCGGCTCCTATGCCCGCGACATGGCCAACTTCTGCGCGGCGGGCGCGCCCGCCGCGGTCGTCCTGCCGCGCACCGTCGAACAGGTCCAGCATGTGATGCGCACGGCGAGTGCCCTGCGGGTGCCCGTCGTCCCGCAGGGGGCCCGTACGGGGGTGTCGGGCGCCGCCAACGCCGCCGACGGCTGCATCGTGCTGTCCCTGGTCAAGATGGACCGCATCCTGGAGATCAACCCCGTCGACCGGCTCGCCGTCGTCGAACCCGGCGTCATCAACGCCGTCCTCTCCCGTGCCGTCGCCGCCCACGGCCTCTCCTACCCGCCGGATCCCTCCAGTTGGGAGATGTGCACCATCGGCGGCAACATCGGCACCGCCGCCGGCGGTCTGTGCTGCGTCAAATACGGCGTCACCGCGGAGTACGTCCTCGGGCTGGACGTCGTCCTCGCCGACGGCCGCCTGCTGACGACCGGCCGCCGCACCGCCAAGGGCGTGGCGGGCTACGACCTGACGCGCCTCTTCGTGGGCTCCGAGGGCAGCCTGGGCATCGTCGTCCGCGCCACCCTGGCACTGAAGCCCAGCCCGCCCCAACAGCTCGCCCTCGTCGCCGAGTTCGACTCCGTGGCCGCGGCCGGCCGGGCCGTCTCCGAGATCATGGCCCGCGGGCACGTCCCCTCGCTGCTGGAGCTGATGGACCGCACCAGCATCCGCGCCGTCAACGACATGGCGCAGATGGGCCTGCCCGAGACCACCGAAGTCCTCCTGCTCGCCGCTTTCGACACCCCCGACCCGTCCGCCGACCTCGCCGCCGTCGGCGCCCTGTGCGAGGAGGCCGGCGCCACCCAGGTCGTCCCCGCCGAGAACGCCGCCGAGTCCGACCTGCTGCTCCAGGCCCGCCGGATGACCTTCACCGCGCTGGAACGGATCAAGCCCGCCATGCTGATCGACGACGTCTGCGTCCCCCGCTCCCGGCTCGCCGACATGCTGGAGGGCACCACCGCCATCGCCGAGAAGTACGGCCTGACCATCGGCGTCTGCGCCCACGCGGGCGACGGCAACACCCACCCCCTGGTCTGCTTCGACCCGGCCGACGCCGACGAGGAGCGCCGCGCCCGCGAATCCTTCGACGAGATCATGGCCCTGGGGCTCTCCCTCGGCGGCACCATCACCGGCGAACACGGCGTGGGCGTCCTGAAGAAGGACTGGCTCGCCCGCGAACTGGGGCCGGTGGGCCTGGAGTTGCAGCGCGGCATCAAGGACGTCTTCGACCCGCTGGGCATCCTCAACCCGGGAAAACTGTTCTGA
- the hppD gene encoding 4-hydroxyphenylpyruvate dioxygenase, protein MADTTMHTQPTTPATARQADPFPVKGMDAVVFAVGNAKQAAHYYSTAFGMKRVAYSGPENGSRETASYVLESGGARFVFTSVIKPTTDWGRFLADHVAAHGDGVVDLAIEVPDARAAYAYALEHGATGLTEPYETKDEHGTVVRAVIATYGQTRHTLVERTGYDGPYLPGFVAAGPIVEPGPRRFQAIDHCVGNVELGKMDEWVAFYNNVMGFTNMKEFVGDDIATEYSALMSKVVADGTRKVKFPLNEPAIAKKKSQIDEYLEFYGGPGVQHIALATNDIVATVRAMRASGVEFLDTPDTYYDTLGDWAGETRVPVETLRELKILVDRDEDGYLLQIFTKPVQDRPTVFFEMIERHGSMGFGKGNFKALFEAIEREQERRGNL, encoded by the coding sequence ATGGCAGACACCACGATGCACACCCAGCCCACCACCCCCGCCACGGCCCGGCAGGCCGACCCCTTCCCGGTCAAGGGGATGGACGCGGTCGTCTTCGCCGTCGGCAACGCCAAGCAGGCCGCCCACTACTACTCCACCGCCTTCGGCATGAAGCGCGTCGCCTACAGCGGACCGGAGAACGGCAGCCGCGAGACCGCCAGTTACGTCCTGGAATCCGGCGGCGCCCGATTCGTCTTCACCTCGGTCATCAAGCCCACCACCGACTGGGGCCGCTTCCTCGCCGACCATGTCGCCGCCCACGGTGACGGCGTCGTCGACCTGGCCATCGAGGTCCCCGACGCGCGCGCCGCCTACGCCTACGCCCTCGAACACGGCGCCACCGGCCTGACCGAGCCCTACGAGACCAAGGACGAGCACGGCACGGTCGTCCGCGCCGTCATCGCCACCTACGGCCAGACCCGCCACACCCTGGTCGAACGCACCGGCTACGACGGCCCCTACCTGCCCGGATTCGTGGCCGCCGGCCCCATCGTCGAACCCGGCCCGCGCCGCTTCCAGGCCATCGACCACTGCGTCGGCAACGTCGAACTCGGCAAGATGGACGAGTGGGTCGCCTTCTACAACAACGTCATGGGCTTCACCAATATGAAGGAGTTCGTCGGCGACGACATCGCCACCGAATACTCCGCCCTGATGTCCAAGGTCGTCGCCGACGGCACCCGCAAGGTCAAGTTCCCGCTCAACGAGCCCGCCATCGCCAAGAAGAAGTCCCAGATCGACGAGTACCTGGAGTTCTACGGCGGCCCCGGCGTCCAGCACATCGCCCTGGCCACCAACGACATCGTCGCCACCGTACGGGCCATGCGGGCGTCCGGTGTGGAGTTCCTCGACACCCCCGACACCTACTACGACACCCTCGGCGACTGGGCCGGCGAGACCAGGGTGCCCGTCGAGACGCTGCGCGAGCTGAAGATCCTCGTCGACCGCGACGAGGACGGCTATCTGCTCCAGATCTTCACCAAGCCGGTCCAGGACCGCCCCACCGTGTTCTTCGAGATGATCGAGCGGCACGGCTCCATGGGCTTCGGCAAGGGCAACTTCAAGGCCCTCTTCGAGGCGATCGAGCGGGAGCAGGAGCGCCGCGGAAACCTGTAG
- a CDS encoding Lrp/AsnC family transcriptional regulator, with amino-acid sequence MAIDHLDGALLELLAKEPRIGVLEASRRLGVARGTVQARLDRLQSNGVIRGFGPEVDPAALGYPVTAFATLEIKQGQGSDIRAHLATVPEVLELHTTTGHGDMLCRLVARSNADLQRVIDLVVGFDGIVRASTAIVMENPVPLRIIPLVKQASGD; translated from the coding sequence ATGGCGATCGATCATTTGGACGGGGCGCTGCTGGAACTGCTGGCCAAGGAGCCGCGAATCGGGGTGCTGGAGGCGTCGCGGCGGCTGGGGGTGGCGCGCGGGACGGTGCAGGCGCGGCTGGACCGGCTTCAGTCGAACGGAGTCATCAGGGGTTTTGGCCCGGAGGTGGACCCGGCGGCGCTGGGCTATCCGGTGACCGCGTTCGCCACGTTGGAGATCAAACAGGGCCAAGGAAGCGATATCCGCGCCCACTTGGCGACCGTTCCCGAGGTACTGGAACTGCATACAACGACGGGACATGGGGACATGCTCTGCAGGCTGGTTGCGCGTTCCAACGCGGATCTGCAGCGTGTGATCGACCTGGTTGTCGGCTTTGATGGCATCGTGCGGGCTTCGACGGCGATTGTCATGGAAAATCCGGTTCCGCTGCGCATCATCCCCCTGGTGAAGCAGGCATCGGGGGACTGA
- a CDS encoding ABC transporter permease: MSFWEYVGTRHTQLLTDTYQHASVVFQCMVLATVLGMLIGVATYRSEWAGSLATTSTATILTIPSLALIGLLIPIVGLGVPPTVIALTLYGLLPVVRNAIVGLRGVDPALVDAAKGIGMSRAARLIRVELPLAWPPILTGIRVATQMLMGIAAIAAFASGPGLGNEIFRGIASLGSANSLNQVLAGTVGIVILALLFDAAYVLIGRLTISRGIRA, from the coding sequence GTGAGCTTCTGGGAGTACGTCGGCACCCGGCACACCCAGCTGCTGACGGATACGTATCAACACGCCAGCGTGGTCTTCCAGTGCATGGTGCTGGCCACCGTGCTGGGCATGCTGATCGGGGTGGCCACCTACCGCAGCGAATGGGCCGGCTCGCTCGCCACCACCTCGACCGCCACCATCCTGACCATTCCCTCGCTGGCCCTGATCGGTCTGCTCATCCCGATCGTCGGCCTCGGCGTCCCCCCGACGGTCATCGCCCTGACGCTCTACGGGCTGCTGCCGGTGGTCCGCAACGCCATCGTCGGGCTGCGCGGGGTGGACCCGGCGCTGGTGGACGCGGCCAAGGGCATCGGGATGTCGCGTGCCGCCCGGCTGATCCGGGTCGAACTCCCGCTGGCCTGGCCGCCGATCCTCACCGGTATCCGGGTCGCCACCCAGATGCTGATGGGCATCGCCGCGATCGCCGCCTTCGCCTCCGGCCCGGGCCTGGGCAACGAGATCTTCCGCGGGATCGCCTCGCTGGGCAGCGCCAACTCGCTCAACCAGGTGCTCGCCGGCACCGTCGGGATCGTCATCCTCGCCCTGCTCTTCGACGCCGCGTACGTCCTGATCGGACGTCTGACCATCTCCAGGGGGATCCGTGCCTGA